The Athalia rosae chromosome 7, iyAthRosa1.1, whole genome shotgun sequence genome window below encodes:
- the LOC105688320 gene encoding nicotinamide/nicotinic acid mononucleotide adenylyltransferase 3 isoform X2, producing MAPTKVILLSCGSYNPPTIMHLRMFEIARDYLHKMGSHVVIGGVISPVHDAYGKKDLTSAAHRCAMLRLALQNNDWIRLSDWETKRDGWTTTKTTIQHHQNVLNSWIFDTNDVKHHSEIEDMDWIPEKIKNGTLSDQSPIQVKLLCGADLLESFGTPGLWADEDIDAIVGQHGLVVVTREGSNPNQFIYDSDLLSKYMHNILIVTEWITNEISSTKIRRALKRGESVKYLLQDSVLDYIYKHEIHNARRTSTIKLELSSNNTGNNYLNIDSKYETAFLTPSPSDITMETPSPVEIISIDIPDSIMKKNLLNSTSFTNGTKLHTIGKVDNNDHLVRDKFIGVMSENGNKLLHTMKSAYPGQAKQIIATETGESHILEEGTAKPACLL from the exons ATGGCTCCGACAAAAGTGATTCTCTTATCTTGCGGAAGCTATAATCCACCGACGATTATGCACCTGCGAATGTTCG AAATTGCTCGCGATTACCTTCATAAAATGGGATCACACGTTGTAATTGGTGGAGTTATATCGCCAGTGCACGATGCTTACGGTAAAAAGGATTTGACTAGTGCGGCTCACAGATGTGCGATGCTCAGGTTGGCGTTACAGAACAATGATTGGATCCGGTTGAGCGATTGGGAGACTAAAAGAGATGGATGGACGACGACTAAGACGACTATCCAACATCATCAGAATGTTCTAAATTCTTGGATCTTCGATACCAACGACGTCAAACATCACTCAGAAATTGAAGACATGGACTGGATaccggagaaaataaaaaacggcaCACTCTCAGATCAAAGTCCTATCCAAGTTAAATTGCTCTGTGGCGCCGACCTTCTCGAAAGTTTTGGAACGCCGGGATTATGGGCAGACGAAGAT ATCGATGCGATAGTTGGACAACATGGCCTGGTTGTCGTCACCAGAGAAGGTTCAAATCCGAATCAGTTTATTTATGATTCAGATCTTCTTTCCAAATATATG CACAATATCCTGATTGTCACCGAATGGATCACGAATGAGATAAGCTCAACAAAAATTCGGAGAGCGTTGAAACGCGGGGAAAGTGTCAAGTATCTTCTGCAAGACTCAGTACTCGATTACATCTACAAACATGAAATTCACAACGCCAGGCGAACCTCAACAAT TAAGTTGGAACTGTCTTCGAATAATACCGGTAACAATTATTTGAACATAGATTCGAAGTACGAAACTGCATTCTTAACACCTTCGCCAAGCGACATTACAATGGAGACGCCAAGCCCCGTGGaaataatatcgatcgatatacCAGACTCAATTATGAAAAAGAATCTATTAAATTCTACAAGCTTCACAAATGGCACGAAATTGCACACGATAGGTAAAGTTGATAATAACGATCATTTGGTACGCGATAAATTCATCGGGGTGATGTCCGAGAATGGAAACAAACTATTGCACACTATGAAAAGCGCATATCCTGGACAAGCCAAGCAGATCATTGCCACAGAAACCGGGGAGTCTCATATTCTTGAAGAG
- the LOC105688482 gene encoding vesicular integral-membrane protein VIP36: MTSPRWWLLVLALFGATKGEWNTKDYMKREHSLIRPYQAAGMTIPYWDFGGSTMVTNNYVRLTPDLQSKQGSLWNSVPCHVRNWELQVHFKVHGAGKDLFGDGFAIWYAKDRMELGPVFGNKDFFQGLAIILDTYSNHNGPHNHQHPYISAMVNNGSLHYDHDRDGTHTQLEGCEAKFRNLDHDTHIAIRYEKDTLTVSTDIANKAAWKECLSVKGIRLPTGYYFGISATTGDLSDNHDVISVRLFELDLPNDVKDNEDRSNILPSATYFESPREHVDDPKPSSMSGIKMFFLMLVAALALITAVVIGIMYYQKHQENSRKRFY; this comes from the exons ATGACTTCACCGCGGTGGTGGCTCCTGGTTCTAGCTTTATTTGGTGCAACAAAAGGAGAATGGAACACGAAGGACTACATGAAACGAGAACATTCCTTAATCCGACCGTATCaag CCGCAGGAATGACGATACCCTATTGGGACTTTGGTGGAAGTACAATGGTCACAAATAATTATGTCAGACTAACGCCTGACCTTCAGAGCAAGCAAGGATCTTTATGGAATTCTGTG CCATGTCACGTCAGGAATTGGGAGCTGCAAGTGCACTTCAAAGTCCACGGAGCTGGGAAAGACCTCTTTGGTGACGGTTTTGCAATTTGGTACGCCAAAGATAGGATGGAACTTGGCCCAGTTTTTGGAAACAAGGACTTTTTCCAAGGACTTGCTATTATTCTGGATACTTACAGTAACCACAATGGGCCCCATAAC CATCAACACCCGTACATTTCTGCAATGGTAAATAATGGTTCGCTGCACTATGACCATGACCGTGACGGAACTCACACGCAGTTGGAAGGCTGCGAGGCTAAATTTAGAAACCTTGACCACGATACACACATCGCTATAAGATATGAAAAAGATACTCTTACCG TGTCGACCGACATTGCCAACAAGGCTGCATGGAAGGAATGTCTCTCCGTCAAGGGTATTAGGCTTCCAACAGGATATTATTTTGGGATCTCTGCTACAACTGGAGATCTTTCGGACAATCATGACGTCATTTCAGTTAGGTTATTCGAGTTGGACCTCCCCAATGAC GTAAAAGACAACGAAGACAGATCGAACATCTTGCCATCGGCGACGTACTTCGAGTCTCCGAGAG AACACGTCGATGACCCCAAACCGTCTTCCATGAGTGgtataaaaatgtttttccttATGCTCGTGGCAGCATTGGCTCTGATCACAGCTGTAGTAATTGGTATAATGTACTACCAGAAGCATCAAGAAAATAGCCGGAAGAGATTCTATTGA
- the LOC105688380 gene encoding wolframin isoform X1, which yields MWESSIPPFDVKENWLMRSVFDGPRGSLRRLRSQLAEDGCPESQVVLAKQLLDERCELEVDKEENAKLGVYWLTKASEQGNLEATDILRKCLTTGRGITEHNYYDVKSCLDMSQDEKLARRAAREMFTSLSNGEEFITTEQLQRRMRDLAFPTSSRPSGSRSDESTRNHGQKSLSDSTGDSSPRDEFSDDPSLMGDEERSSESLPDWSEHQGEKITEAALVSAAASYARGSLPIVSQVLCLAEPSQLALDTIPLLQRPLLHPLASLKRLYIWLVQLLGRRGTPIFKRVFFTSNMHTLLLLLLYSLFGTESLILFIPMTLYYLSFVVMVVATFQMLQQKRELTDFRIWSGLFLSYSGGNLNPEEAEYQFCRNNLKPFGHFFLALLTNLMIYPIIAQQWTPQSEFTIIAFALTLTTLLNFMWKDSSRFPDFLALFSFGVHVLAKYPYETDMVVTQSWRFIDVRVPTFASYVVGNGIEFCLNCRAVFYLLIPAVFAKMAARDGWRGTYKTLIPHCVTLSWWQIAILSSQGATWYGLIRGALAIVGMVLFLPIAGVASIALPIVAAAKYLPETDFLLRAAITAVLGVTPFLISWYVKKTRSQRYNGVITFAQIALGTVAGLWLGWSMITNNKRELEATSYQTAPALSWEQYQNYCHQPAWEESSSLAQVQVQCADLEGISVSWEGYVTKVRVKSVRNNLAKILNKLPDAVRIPLTCSYGEAYEDDCTVGDDLKKKNCKNLLDVQKRRNKCHLASWNRYEFEIFVKMKSGIWGSNGELILMADHSFVNFSLNIYSGDKIWFTGILTNSELEGESLLGGTQPHLQLEEVGCHVCHATRLKSFKRYKYQLTFTSVMSDVYLGAKTVLNFLLNPLVIFK from the exons ATGTGGGAAAGTTCGATTCCACCGTTTGACGTGAAGGAAAATTGGTTAATGAGATCGGTATTTG ATGGTCCCCGAGGATCTCTTCGGAGGCTTCGCTCTCAATTGGCTGAAGATGGATGTCCCGAATCTCAGGTTGTTCTGGCTAAGCAACTTTTGGACGAGCGCTGCG AACTGGAAGTTGACAAGGAAGAGAACGCGAAGCTAGGCGTTTATTGGCTCACCAAGGCCTCGGAGCAAGGAAACTTGGAGGCCACAGATATTCTGAGAAAATGTCTGACTACGGGGCGAGGAATCACCGAACACAACTATTACGACGTCAAGAGTTGCCTGGATATGTCGCAGGATGAAAAACTAGCTCGACGAGCAGCTAGAGAAATGTTCACAAG TCTGTCGAATGGCGAAGAATTCATTACAACCGAGCAGCTACAAAGGCGAATGCGCGACCTAGCTTTCCCAACTTCAAGTAGACCCAGCGGTTCTAGGTCTGATGAATCGACACGGAATCACGGACAAAAGTCACTAAGCGACAGCACCGGCGATAGTTCTCCTAGGGACGAATTTTCCGACGATCCTTCACTCATGGGAGACGAAGAGAGGTCTTCCGAATCGTTACCAG ATTGGTCCGAGCATCAAGGCGAGAAGATAACCGAAGCAGCGTTGGTCTCCGCTGCTGCCAGCTATGCTCGTGGATCCCTTCCTATAGTCTCCCAAGTGTTGTGTCTGGCCGAACCTTCACAGTTAGCTCTAGACACGATTCCCCTATTGCAAAGACCGTTGCTCCATCCCCTCGCTTCGCTAAAAAGGCTTTACATATGGCTCGTTCAGCTCCTCGGGCGAAGGGGAACTCCAATCTTTAAGAGAGTATTCTTCACTTCTAATATGCACACTCTGCTCCTCCTTCTGCTCTATTCTTTATTCGGTACGGAAAGCCTGATACTTTTCATTCCCATGACTCTTTACTACCTCTCCTTCGTGGTCATGGTGGTCGCTACGTTCCAAATGCTGCAACAAAAGCGAGAGCTGACAGACTTTCGAATCTGGTCCGGTTTGTTCCTCAGTTATTCCGGAGGTAACCTTAATCCGGAGGAAGCCGAGTACCAGTTCTGTCGTAACAACCTGAAGCCCTTTGgtcattttttcctcgctcTGTTAACGAATCTGATGATCTACCCAATAATTGCCCAACAATGGACGCCGCAGTCGGAATTCACTATCATAGCATTCGCACTGACTCTGACAACGTTGTTGAATTTCATGTGGAAGGATTCTTCCAGATTTCCAGACTTCCTCGCCCTGTTCAGTTTCGGCGTGCACGTCCTCGCTAAATATCCCTACGAAACCGACATGGTAGTGACCCAGAGTTGGCGATTCATCGACGTTCGGGTTCCCACGTTCGCCTCTTACGTCGTGGGTAACGGCATCGAATTTTGTCTCAACTGTCGAGCCGTATTTTACCTCCTAATACCTGCCGTCTTTGCGAAAATGGCAGCTAGGGACGGCTGGCGAGGTACTTATAAAACGCTGATTCCTCATTGCGTAACGCTGAGCTGGTGGCAAATCGCTATCCTCAGTTCCCAGGGTGCTACTTGGTACGGTTTGATCAGAGGTGCTCTGGCTATAGTCGGTATGGTGCTATTCCTTCCCATTGCCGGCGTCGCTTCCATCGCTCTGCCGATCGTTGCAGCCGCAAAATATTTGCCGGAAACCGATTTCCTCCTGCGAGCAGCCATCACCGCCGTCCTGGGGGTGACGCCGTTTCTGATATCGTGGTACGTCAAGAAAACAAGAAGCCAGCGGTACAACGGGGTCATCACCTTCGCACAG attgCGCTGGGGACGGTGGCCGGGCTCTGGCTCGGATGGTCGATGATCACCAACAACAAAAGAGAGCTGGAAGCAACTTCTTACCAAACAGCCCCCGCATTGTCTTGGGAACAGTATCAGAATTATTGTCATCAACCAGCGTGGGAggaatcgtcgtcgttggcGCAAGTGCAAGTGCAATGCGCCGATCTGGAAGGAATCTCGGTATCGTGGGAGGGGTATGTCACCAAAGTAAGAGTAAAATCTGTGAGAAACAATCTCGCGAAAATATTAAACAAACTCCCTGACGCGGTCAGAATACCATTGACTTGTTCTTACGGCGAAGCGTACGAAGACGATTGCACGGTCGGCgacgatctgaaaaaaaagaattgcaaGAATTTGTTGGACGTTCAGAAAAGACGGAACAAATGTCACTTGGCCTCATGGAACAGATACGAGTTTGAAATATTCGTTAAAATGAAAAGTGGGATATGGGGCAGCAACGGAGAGCTGATTCTGATGGccgatcattcgttcgttaattttagTCTTAATATTTACTCGGGAGACAAGATATGGTTCACTGGTATTCTAACCAATTCAGAATTGGAGGGTGAATCTTTGCTAGGTGGTACGCAACCTCATCTACAGTTGGAAGAGGTAGGGTGCCACGTCTGCCACGCTACACGACTAAAGTCGTTCAAACGCTACAAATATCAGCTAACTTTTACCTCCGTTATGAGTGACGTTTACCTGGGAGCTAAAACTGTGCTTAACTTCCTACTGAATCCTTTGGTAATTTTCAAGTAG
- the LOC105688380 gene encoding wolframin isoform X2: MAGVVPMSGRSGRKQWTLHDGPRGSLRRLRSQLAEDGCPESQVVLAKQLLDERCELEVDKEENAKLGVYWLTKASEQGNLEATDILRKCLTTGRGITEHNYYDVKSCLDMSQDEKLARRAAREMFTSLSNGEEFITTEQLQRRMRDLAFPTSSRPSGSRSDESTRNHGQKSLSDSTGDSSPRDEFSDDPSLMGDEERSSESLPDWSEHQGEKITEAALVSAAASYARGSLPIVSQVLCLAEPSQLALDTIPLLQRPLLHPLASLKRLYIWLVQLLGRRGTPIFKRVFFTSNMHTLLLLLLYSLFGTESLILFIPMTLYYLSFVVMVVATFQMLQQKRELTDFRIWSGLFLSYSGGNLNPEEAEYQFCRNNLKPFGHFFLALLTNLMIYPIIAQQWTPQSEFTIIAFALTLTTLLNFMWKDSSRFPDFLALFSFGVHVLAKYPYETDMVVTQSWRFIDVRVPTFASYVVGNGIEFCLNCRAVFYLLIPAVFAKMAARDGWRGTYKTLIPHCVTLSWWQIAILSSQGATWYGLIRGALAIVGMVLFLPIAGVASIALPIVAAAKYLPETDFLLRAAITAVLGVTPFLISWYVKKTRSQRYNGVITFAQIALGTVAGLWLGWSMITNNKRELEATSYQTAPALSWEQYQNYCHQPAWEESSSLAQVQVQCADLEGISVSWEGYVTKVRVKSVRNNLAKILNKLPDAVRIPLTCSYGEAYEDDCTVGDDLKKKNCKNLLDVQKRRNKCHLASWNRYEFEIFVKMKSGIWGSNGELILMADHSFVNFSLNIYSGDKIWFTGILTNSELEGESLLGGTQPHLQLEEVGCHVCHATRLKSFKRYKYQLTFTSVMSDVYLGAKTVLNFLLNPLVIFK; the protein is encoded by the exons ATGGTCCCCGAGGATCTCTTCGGAGGCTTCGCTCTCAATTGGCTGAAGATGGATGTCCCGAATCTCAGGTTGTTCTGGCTAAGCAACTTTTGGACGAGCGCTGCG AACTGGAAGTTGACAAGGAAGAGAACGCGAAGCTAGGCGTTTATTGGCTCACCAAGGCCTCGGAGCAAGGAAACTTGGAGGCCACAGATATTCTGAGAAAATGTCTGACTACGGGGCGAGGAATCACCGAACACAACTATTACGACGTCAAGAGTTGCCTGGATATGTCGCAGGATGAAAAACTAGCTCGACGAGCAGCTAGAGAAATGTTCACAAG TCTGTCGAATGGCGAAGAATTCATTACAACCGAGCAGCTACAAAGGCGAATGCGCGACCTAGCTTTCCCAACTTCAAGTAGACCCAGCGGTTCTAGGTCTGATGAATCGACACGGAATCACGGACAAAAGTCACTAAGCGACAGCACCGGCGATAGTTCTCCTAGGGACGAATTTTCCGACGATCCTTCACTCATGGGAGACGAAGAGAGGTCTTCCGAATCGTTACCAG ATTGGTCCGAGCATCAAGGCGAGAAGATAACCGAAGCAGCGTTGGTCTCCGCTGCTGCCAGCTATGCTCGTGGATCCCTTCCTATAGTCTCCCAAGTGTTGTGTCTGGCCGAACCTTCACAGTTAGCTCTAGACACGATTCCCCTATTGCAAAGACCGTTGCTCCATCCCCTCGCTTCGCTAAAAAGGCTTTACATATGGCTCGTTCAGCTCCTCGGGCGAAGGGGAACTCCAATCTTTAAGAGAGTATTCTTCACTTCTAATATGCACACTCTGCTCCTCCTTCTGCTCTATTCTTTATTCGGTACGGAAAGCCTGATACTTTTCATTCCCATGACTCTTTACTACCTCTCCTTCGTGGTCATGGTGGTCGCTACGTTCCAAATGCTGCAACAAAAGCGAGAGCTGACAGACTTTCGAATCTGGTCCGGTTTGTTCCTCAGTTATTCCGGAGGTAACCTTAATCCGGAGGAAGCCGAGTACCAGTTCTGTCGTAACAACCTGAAGCCCTTTGgtcattttttcctcgctcTGTTAACGAATCTGATGATCTACCCAATAATTGCCCAACAATGGACGCCGCAGTCGGAATTCACTATCATAGCATTCGCACTGACTCTGACAACGTTGTTGAATTTCATGTGGAAGGATTCTTCCAGATTTCCAGACTTCCTCGCCCTGTTCAGTTTCGGCGTGCACGTCCTCGCTAAATATCCCTACGAAACCGACATGGTAGTGACCCAGAGTTGGCGATTCATCGACGTTCGGGTTCCCACGTTCGCCTCTTACGTCGTGGGTAACGGCATCGAATTTTGTCTCAACTGTCGAGCCGTATTTTACCTCCTAATACCTGCCGTCTTTGCGAAAATGGCAGCTAGGGACGGCTGGCGAGGTACTTATAAAACGCTGATTCCTCATTGCGTAACGCTGAGCTGGTGGCAAATCGCTATCCTCAGTTCCCAGGGTGCTACTTGGTACGGTTTGATCAGAGGTGCTCTGGCTATAGTCGGTATGGTGCTATTCCTTCCCATTGCCGGCGTCGCTTCCATCGCTCTGCCGATCGTTGCAGCCGCAAAATATTTGCCGGAAACCGATTTCCTCCTGCGAGCAGCCATCACCGCCGTCCTGGGGGTGACGCCGTTTCTGATATCGTGGTACGTCAAGAAAACAAGAAGCCAGCGGTACAACGGGGTCATCACCTTCGCACAG attgCGCTGGGGACGGTGGCCGGGCTCTGGCTCGGATGGTCGATGATCACCAACAACAAAAGAGAGCTGGAAGCAACTTCTTACCAAACAGCCCCCGCATTGTCTTGGGAACAGTATCAGAATTATTGTCATCAACCAGCGTGGGAggaatcgtcgtcgttggcGCAAGTGCAAGTGCAATGCGCCGATCTGGAAGGAATCTCGGTATCGTGGGAGGGGTATGTCACCAAAGTAAGAGTAAAATCTGTGAGAAACAATCTCGCGAAAATATTAAACAAACTCCCTGACGCGGTCAGAATACCATTGACTTGTTCTTACGGCGAAGCGTACGAAGACGATTGCACGGTCGGCgacgatctgaaaaaaaagaattgcaaGAATTTGTTGGACGTTCAGAAAAGACGGAACAAATGTCACTTGGCCTCATGGAACAGATACGAGTTTGAAATATTCGTTAAAATGAAAAGTGGGATATGGGGCAGCAACGGAGAGCTGATTCTGATGGccgatcattcgttcgttaattttagTCTTAATATTTACTCGGGAGACAAGATATGGTTCACTGGTATTCTAACCAATTCAGAATTGGAGGGTGAATCTTTGCTAGGTGGTACGCAACCTCATCTACAGTTGGAAGAGGTAGGGTGCCACGTCTGCCACGCTACACGACTAAAGTCGTTCAAACGCTACAAATATCAGCTAACTTTTACCTCCGTTATGAGTGACGTTTACCTGGGAGCTAAAACTGTGCTTAACTTCCTACTGAATCCTTTGGTAATTTTCAAGTAG
- the LOC105688320 gene encoding uncharacterized protein LOC105688320 isoform X1, which produces MAPTKVILLSCGSYNPPTIMHLRMFEIARDYLHKMGSHVVIGGVISPVHDAYGKKDLTSAAHRCAMLRLALQNNDWIRLSDWETKRDGWTTTKTTIQHHQNVLNSWIFDTNDVKHHSEIEDMDWIPEKIKNGTLSDQSPIQVKLLCGADLLESFGTPGLWADEDIDAIVGQHGLVVVTREGSNPNQFIYDSDLLSKYMHNILIVTEWITNEISSTKIRRALKRGESVKYLLQDSVLDYIYKHEIHNARRTSTIKLELSSNNTGNNYLNIDSKYETAFLTPSPSDITMETPSPVEIISIDIPDSIMKKNLLNSTSFTNGTKLHTIGKVDNNDHLVRDKFIGVMSENGNKLLHTMKSAYPGQAKQIIATETGESHILEEVGSNYDQSKQDPIIYKSGIDRTSNPVDNDSCFPVEKDLPLVESENIILEVVSLDTNPNLNNPIAESADEKPDIDCTDFCQTVNENVASANDTTKLMKPDGALEAECPTPTTQAKSLPEDVCKDEKIHCPESNETQCKENCENCTVMKDALEIDGKYLKSLVNSRKSPKKCKDQFDKLTDKEEELPTVEHDPEISSKPELETNNEPSTPTKEECSASKILEDGYTQCDKIDSVNSESQTELNLLIGDSKKTLRRSRGKILGSPVRVLGQNKLFIIQGSLDSVKFNVPSEKSTRLDAVSKKSKSYESIKYDSSKSISYKSFEISYSDTLKPKSDSTSQLLTAESEHFCTECCYEGDAFAPDANSLNQETFYTGRSNRSTPVEEDSTECDICSACNLDSTEVLDPKSLGMVTDKCDLCEICNDINADFEGDLVMPYAEPVDNSEFASIRENEIEVISGDAIDNDRFEIENCGLELEETDVRDSQRYPEALERGGDNFDSELNQQVDNDEFEIENCGLDNNVRTISREPSDLTLSMLEDGLLNTARDDFWKNDGKSEGFRGKMSVIYSSNENVKLGKFSLPKHSLPIGPKSAKKISRKGSFIMNDSGKIFQDKRRYSSVDNLQHSRQILKLSDRVFQKAKGSKLIASADNIQSNNARSAKLKKLQKSANDIDSLAENFDSSAENFTFSENDLVPGNEDSTNSRRAAKIKIRDSDMVKMILTKHGIKIISEKETAL; this is translated from the exons ATGGCTCCGACAAAAGTGATTCTCTTATCTTGCGGAAGCTATAATCCACCGACGATTATGCACCTGCGAATGTTCG AAATTGCTCGCGATTACCTTCATAAAATGGGATCACACGTTGTAATTGGTGGAGTTATATCGCCAGTGCACGATGCTTACGGTAAAAAGGATTTGACTAGTGCGGCTCACAGATGTGCGATGCTCAGGTTGGCGTTACAGAACAATGATTGGATCCGGTTGAGCGATTGGGAGACTAAAAGAGATGGATGGACGACGACTAAGACGACTATCCAACATCATCAGAATGTTCTAAATTCTTGGATCTTCGATACCAACGACGTCAAACATCACTCAGAAATTGAAGACATGGACTGGATaccggagaaaataaaaaacggcaCACTCTCAGATCAAAGTCCTATCCAAGTTAAATTGCTCTGTGGCGCCGACCTTCTCGAAAGTTTTGGAACGCCGGGATTATGGGCAGACGAAGAT ATCGATGCGATAGTTGGACAACATGGCCTGGTTGTCGTCACCAGAGAAGGTTCAAATCCGAATCAGTTTATTTATGATTCAGATCTTCTTTCCAAATATATG CACAATATCCTGATTGTCACCGAATGGATCACGAATGAGATAAGCTCAACAAAAATTCGGAGAGCGTTGAAACGCGGGGAAAGTGTCAAGTATCTTCTGCAAGACTCAGTACTCGATTACATCTACAAACATGAAATTCACAACGCCAGGCGAACCTCAACAAT TAAGTTGGAACTGTCTTCGAATAATACCGGTAACAATTATTTGAACATAGATTCGAAGTACGAAACTGCATTCTTAACACCTTCGCCAAGCGACATTACAATGGAGACGCCAAGCCCCGTGGaaataatatcgatcgatatacCAGACTCAATTATGAAAAAGAATCTATTAAATTCTACAAGCTTCACAAATGGCACGAAATTGCACACGATAGGTAAAGTTGATAATAACGATCATTTGGTACGCGATAAATTCATCGGGGTGATGTCCGAGAATGGAAACAAACTATTGCACACTATGAAAAGCGCATATCCTGGACAAGCCAAGCAGATCATTGCCACAGAAACCGGGGAGTCTCATATTCTTGAAGAGGTAGGTTCCAACTACGATCAAAGTAAGCAAGATCCGATCATCTACAAAAGCGGCATTGATAGGACTTCCAATCCCGTAGATAATGATTCATGCTTCCCAGTCGAAAAAGACTTACCATTAGTAGAATCTGAGAATATCATTTTAGAGGTTGTATCACTCGACACAAATCCAAACCTGAATAACCCGATTGCTGAGTCCGCCGACGAGAAACCTGACATAGATTGTACAGACTTTTGTCAAACTGTGAATGAAAATGTTGCATCCGCAAATGACACAACTAAATTGATGAAGCCGGACGGTGCGTTAGAGGCAGAATGTCCTACGCCGACAACGCAGGCCAAAAGCCTACCCGAAGATGTTtgcaaagatgaaaaaatccacTGCCCAGAATCTAATGAGACCCAGTGCAAGGAGAACTGCGAAAATTGCACCGTAATGAAAGACGCCTTGGAGATCGATGGAAAGTATCTCAAGTCCCTGGTCAATTCTCGAAAGAGTCCAAAGAAATGTAAAGACCAGTTCGACAAATTGACGGACAAAGAGGAGGAGCTGCCGACGGTGGAACACGATCCTGAGATTTCTTCTAAACCGGAACTAGAAACTAATAATGAGCCCTCTACCCCTACAAAAGAAGAGTGCTCCGCCAGCAAGATCTTGGAGGATGGTTACACGCAATGCGACAAGATTGACAGCGTCAATTCAGAATCACAAACCGAGCTGAATCTGCTCATCGGGGACAGTAAAAAAACCCTCCGGAGATCGAGGGGCAAGATATTAGGCTCACCCGTCAGAGTATTGGGGCAAAACAAACTCTTCATCATCCAGGGCAGTCTAGATTCCGTCAAGTTTAACGTCCCGTCTGAGAAGTCGACGAGGCTAGATGCGGTTTCAAAGAAATCTAAAAGCTACGAATCAATAAAGTACGACAGTTCAAAGTCCATATCGTAcaagagttttgaaatttcttaCAGCGACACTCTGAAGCCAAAATCTGACAGTACGTCGCAATTGCTTACCGCAGAGTCGGAACATTTTTGTACGGAGTGCTGTTACGAGGGCGATGCTTTTGCACCGGACGCAAACAGTTTGAACCAGGAGACGTTTTACACCGGTAGATCAAACAGGAGTACGCCGGTGGAGGAGGATTCCACAGAGTGTGATATTTGCAGCGCTTGCAATCTGGACTCCACCGAGGTCCTGGATCCTAAGTCCTTGGGGATGGTAACTGACAAATGTGATCTGTGCGAAATTTGCAATGACATAAATGCGGACTTTGAAGGTGACCTGGTGATGCCGTACGCCGAACCTGTTGACAACTCCGAGTTTGCTTCGATCCGAGAAAACGAAATCGAGGTTATCTCTGGCGACGCCATCGACAACGATCGATTCGAGATCGAAAACTGCGGGCTTGAATTGGAGGAGACCGACGTCAGAGATTCGCAGCGATATCCTGAGGCCCTCGAAAGAGGGGGGGACAATTTTGACTCAGAATTGAACCAGCAGGTCGATAACGACGAGTTCGAAATCGAGAACTGCGGGCTGGATAACAACGTCCGTACAATATCCAGGGAACCTTCGGACCTGACCTTGTCGATGCTAGAGGATGGTCTGCTGAACACCGCCAGAGATGATTTCTGGAAAAACGACGGTAAAAGCGAAGGATTTCGCGGTAAAATGAGCGTTATTTACTCTTCGAACGAGAATGTGaaattgggaaaattttctctgcCGAAGCACAGTCTTCCGATCGGTCCAAAGAGCGCGAAAAAGATCAGCCGAAAAGGGTCCTTCATAATGAACGACTCCGGTAAAATATTCCAGGATAAACGTCGTTATTCTTCGGTTGACAATTTGCAGCATTCCAGGCAAATATTAAAACTATCGGACAGGGTGTTTCAGAAGGCTAAGGGCAGCAAACTCATCGCATCGGCGGACAACATACAATCGAATAACGCTAGATCAGCGAAGTTGAAAAAGCTTCAAAAATCGGCAAACGACATAGACTCGTTGGCGGaaaactttgattcgtcgGCGGAGAATTTCACGTTTTCGGAAAACGATTTAGTCCCTGGTAACGAAGATTCAACGAACAGCAGACGAGCTGCCAAGATCAAAATAAGAGACAGTGACATGGTCAAGATGATCCTCACTAAGCACGGAATCAAAATAATAAGCGAAAAGGAAACCGCCCTATGA